The Chryseobacterium aureum genome contains a region encoding:
- a CDS encoding tetratricopeptide repeat protein, with translation MNPVDLELVKLKRQWQKVVSTNKEKPMLICTGEKHETDLFDGFIKSKLSEDEESDDVFLLHYQEFNGMNSFGQTLLDEWTEFYEMLRKSEENIPYWDLAKPEETFTTDAYKAFYPLLELKKNFPNIQHSKIYLYIAPLRISNKEELSLWVKEWCSICEASENKDIKLVWAEHHTYRTLSPIPSAHSFRVEVDIHQLMQNTAAHTNRKKNSPDTDFQQQILVASNHLSKERFKEAEHALKTAVKLGKEQKNKQGEISAYFMLTQAYTADRKKERAEDTYRTILEEVEPDSPLAVQMYMNYGSHLLGSSKKSKAEKIFEKAAETAQKIGEYAMAIECYRIIGTLNDTLLTKDTMIRYFEKCLDIAKIMEPSAREQSSLRFVASMLILKYEGDQDKKTKLDNEMKTYFGDDWKVSVERPKAG, from the coding sequence ATGAATCCCGTAGATTTGGAGTTGGTCAAATTAAAAAGACAATGGCAGAAAGTCGTTTCAACAAACAAAGAAAAACCTATGCTGATCTGTACAGGAGAAAAACATGAAACCGATCTTTTTGACGGGTTTATCAAATCAAAACTTTCTGAAGATGAAGAAAGCGATGACGTTTTTTTACTCCATTATCAGGAATTTAACGGCATGAATTCCTTCGGACAGACCTTACTGGATGAATGGACCGAGTTCTACGAAATGCTGAGAAAAAGCGAAGAAAATATTCCATACTGGGACTTGGCGAAGCCGGAGGAAACCTTTACAACAGATGCCTATAAAGCATTTTATCCTTTACTGGAATTAAAGAAAAACTTCCCGAATATTCAGCACTCCAAGATCTACCTTTACATCGCTCCCCTCAGAATCAGTAACAAAGAAGAGTTGTCTTTATGGGTGAAGGAATGGTGCAGCATCTGTGAGGCATCAGAAAATAAAGATATTAAGCTGGTCTGGGCAGAGCATCATACCTACAGAACACTGTCACCGATTCCTTCAGCACACAGTTTCAGGGTAGAAGTGGATATCCATCAGCTGATGCAGAATACTGCGGCGCATACCAACCGGAAGAAAAATAGTCCGGATACGGATTTTCAGCAGCAGATTCTTGTAGCCAGTAATCATTTAAGTAAAGAAAGATTCAAAGAAGCGGAACATGCCCTGAAAACCGCCGTGAAGCTGGGTAAAGAACAGAAAAATAAACAGGGTGAAATCTCTGCCTACTTTATGCTTACCCAGGCTTATACGGCAGACAGGAAAAAAGAACGTGCAGAAGATACGTACAGGACGATATTGGAAGAAGTAGAACCGGATTCACCCCTGGCGGTTCAGATGTACATGAATTACGGGAGCCATCTCTTGGGAAGCTCAAAGAAATCCAAAGCAGAAAAGATATTCGAAAAAGCTGCAGAAACAGCACAGAAAATTGGCGAATATGCAATGGCTATCGAATGTTACAGAATCATAGGAACCCTGAATGATACCCTTCTGACCAAAGATACAATGATCAGGTATTTTGAAAAATGCCTTGATATCGCAAAAATAATGGAACCTTCAGCCAGAGAACAGAGCAGCTTGCGGTTCGTTGCCTCAATGCTGATTCTCAAATACGAAGGCGATCAGGATAAAAAAACAAAACTGGACAATGAAATGAAGACGTATTTTGGCGATGACTGGAAGGTAAGTGTAGAAAGACCAAAAGCCGGGTAA
- a CDS encoding type VI secretion system Vgr family protein, whose translation MFQDDHSPKTPVPQDKIPAANNIKETLKDQAVSKAAREVQEKSGGTVKKATEKMAQAQAYTGMVQNGSQMFMNQVKQPNPPTLVEDKVWSKQPTSGIYNANTIPGNQVAGINRVVKLEIVIDGKVLKHFKHFQLKQSAVKHHEFDLTLAHDTLGSSENHNLEEAQNFLGKRITVIFRYKDVEDGPERNFVGVITEVGFSQEKGSLGNIVLTGSSPTVLLDAAPHIQSFGGAQEISLNSIADQVIKEGLGQNTFDFRVDAAHGNVSYSSQYEETHYNYLARIAEAYGEQFYYDGEVLHFGKLPPQEKPVKLTYGSSVSDVKIKMKAQHVNPSFYGYNSSKNEKLTAGSSKINHTSDIAKRAYEISEKTFTTPSLRVAPIKAVSFMDVENSQKGTAGSKASEVFVISGVTTVPFLYPGCIADIEMRKAESSETTYFTKLMIINMDHEVDARGYYTGTFEAIASDTGFIPRPEFHFPKADAQFAKVISNTDPLNQGRVKVQFDWQNGSTTTEYIRVMTPDGGGSEKVSKNRGFMAIPEVGDQVVVNFAHQHPDRPFVMGGMFHGGVGGGGGAGNNIKSLSSKSGHTMSLDDAGGITVRDKDQNSVFLDGAGNITIDSKISITLNCGSSSLYMDKDGNIQIKGKEIFVQGINIGVGGTSSIGVGVGPEDGDPTSGIGIKSDTLDVGTTTLSMRGDTEANLSSGGKINVGGGSETNIVSGTVKLN comes from the coding sequence ATGTTTCAGGACGATCATTCACCCAAAACGCCTGTTCCCCAAGATAAAATTCCGGCTGCAAACAATATAAAAGAAACACTGAAGGACCAGGCAGTGAGCAAAGCAGCCAGGGAAGTACAGGAAAAATCAGGCGGAACCGTTAAAAAAGCAACAGAAAAAATGGCTCAGGCCCAGGCCTACACAGGAATGGTTCAGAACGGTTCTCAAATGTTCATGAATCAGGTTAAGCAGCCTAATCCCCCTACATTGGTTGAAGACAAAGTATGGTCCAAGCAGCCCACATCCGGAATCTATAATGCCAATACAATCCCCGGCAATCAGGTAGCGGGAATTAACCGTGTCGTAAAACTTGAAATTGTCATTGACGGAAAAGTGCTCAAGCATTTCAAGCATTTTCAATTAAAGCAAAGCGCTGTTAAACATCACGAATTTGATCTGACGCTGGCTCACGACACCTTAGGAAGTTCAGAAAATCATAATCTGGAAGAAGCCCAGAACTTTCTGGGAAAAAGAATCACCGTTATTTTCAGGTACAAGGATGTTGAAGACGGCCCGGAAAGAAACTTTGTAGGCGTCATTACTGAAGTAGGGTTCAGCCAGGAAAAGGGAAGCCTCGGAAATATTGTTCTTACAGGATCAAGCCCTACAGTTCTTTTAGATGCGGCACCCCATATTCAGAGCTTTGGAGGTGCACAGGAAATCAGTCTGAACAGTATTGCAGATCAGGTCATCAAAGAAGGCTTAGGGCAGAATACCTTTGATTTCAGAGTTGATGCTGCGCACGGAAACGTTTCGTACAGCTCACAGTATGAAGAGACCCATTACAATTATCTCGCAAGAATAGCAGAAGCCTATGGAGAGCAGTTTTATTATGACGGTGAAGTTCTTCATTTCGGGAAGCTGCCGCCTCAGGAAAAACCTGTCAAGCTGACTTATGGCAGCAGTGTAAGCGATGTAAAGATAAAAATGAAAGCTCAGCATGTAAATCCGTCATTTTATGGATACAACAGCAGCAAAAATGAAAAATTAACCGCAGGCAGCTCAAAAATCAATCATACTTCAGATATTGCTAAACGGGCGTACGAAATTTCAGAGAAAACGTTTACAACACCGTCTCTAAGAGTGGCTCCCATAAAAGCTGTGTCTTTCATGGATGTGGAAAATTCCCAGAAAGGAACAGCCGGAAGCAAAGCATCAGAAGTATTTGTCATTTCAGGTGTTACAACAGTACCATTCCTTTATCCCGGCTGCATTGCTGATATCGAAATGAGAAAAGCAGAAAGCAGTGAAACTACTTATTTCACCAAGCTGATGATTATAAATATGGATCACGAAGTAGATGCAAGAGGATATTATACCGGAACATTTGAGGCCATAGCTTCGGATACAGGGTTTATTCCCCGTCCGGAGTTCCATTTTCCCAAAGCAGATGCACAGTTTGCCAAAGTGATTTCCAATACAGACCCTCTGAATCAGGGAAGAGTGAAAGTTCAGTTCGACTGGCAGAATGGTTCCACCACCACAGAATACATCAGAGTAATGACTCCCGATGGCGGCGGAAGCGAAAAAGTAAGCAAAAACCGTGGATTCATGGCTATCCCGGAAGTGGGTGACCAGGTTGTGGTCAATTTTGCCCATCAGCACCCCGACCGTCCCTTTGTAATGGGGGGAATGTTCCATGGCGGAGTAGGCGGAGGCGGTGGTGCCGGAAATAATATTAAAAGTTTAAGCAGTAAGAGCGGGCATACGATGAGCCTGGACGACGCCGGCGGAATTACCGTAAGAGATAAAGATCAGAATTCTGTTTTTCTGGACGGAGCAGGAAATATCACCATCGACAGTAAAATTTCTATCACCCTCAACTGTGGAAGCAGTTCCCTTTATATGGATAAAGACGGAAATATTCAGATCAAAGGAAAAGAAATATTTGTACAGGGAATCAATATCGGAGTGGGAGGAACATCCAGTATTGGAGTGGGAGTAGGGCCTGAAGACGGAGATCCTACTTCGGGAATCGGAATCAAATCAGATACGCTTGATGTCGGAACCACCACTCTTTCCATGAGAGGAGATACGGAAGCCAATCTCAGCAGCGGAGGGAAAATAAATGTGGGCGGCGGAAGTGAAACCAATATTGTAAGCGGAACCGTAAAACTGAATTAA